A region of Maribacter algicola DNA encodes the following proteins:
- a CDS encoding PorP/SprF family type IX secretion system membrane protein, with amino-acid sequence MLPKTRILLLFVLLALGFSKAQAQEDNPYFGYEVPSQNLLKYNRFLINPTFSTVREDKSYINLLHRNQSVQFDDNNQNYFLSYSGRISDRTGLGLSLYTQRLGALSNYGVLANYAYGVKLSDKSNFTFGANLSYYNSGFDEGRATTVEEDPFLAGFQDQNLLSFQPGFNLSYGNFDIGAFAENLFDYNLKTSESLTDFSQKTYSGHLQYTHQFKNTSGILEAGRLMPLARVRMDGEEDNITLGGSLILDLPKIGWIQGGYDSFYGAAAGVGFNLNQRISLGYTMEKGLSNNFDNFGLTHEISFAYSFTPNLTEDRVMLEDDSEDDLVNNDLEPENIATNDEIEELKRKLAENDAIIEELMFRQDSLEANRQADLERRFNMVMKMVRNETNGERPDLERRAEEIFRGDNSDVKLASAQNTKEREVEELVNTNRNSSVQDALATNVNPTSKGIDEATRSNNSLEEKSTSNAIANTEVSTTNRPKQETIKEESKRDVLAYTPPKRNPVNQEQEKSTVQEGVKSRKFNDLPNVTDGYYVVANVYKGGQYMDKFLNSLEAKGINADYIDNPNNGLKYVYLERYETFEEAVAAHDSNFNGAYEGKTWIMNVENRYTNEAYVNNVNKLKEKSSKYDMDVLRKNVVQQDKLASNSTTPENYEIDGIGSGYYIIANVFANPKNANRFVALLNSYGLSASYFINPENNWRYVYLKRHDSWTNALISYYSRLNDAYDEKMWIMRVTPGQMA; translated from the coding sequence ATGCTACCTAAAACACGTATACTACTATTATTTGTACTTCTTGCCCTTGGGTTTTCTAAGGCCCAAGCGCAGGAAGACAATCCTTATTTTGGGTACGAGGTACCTTCCCAAAACTTGTTGAAATACAATCGGTTTTTGATAAACCCAACATTTTCTACGGTACGGGAAGACAAATCGTACATCAATTTATTGCATAGGAACCAATCGGTACAATTTGATGATAACAACCAAAACTATTTCTTGAGTTATAGTGGTAGGATCAGCGACCGTACCGGTTTGGGGTTAAGTTTGTATACCCAGCGTTTGGGGGCTTTAAGTAATTATGGTGTCTTGGCAAACTACGCCTACGGAGTAAAACTGAGCGATAAAAGTAACTTCACTTTTGGGGCCAACTTGTCCTATTACAACAGTGGTTTTGATGAAGGCAGGGCCACTACGGTAGAGGAAGATCCATTTTTGGCCGGATTCCAAGACCAGAACCTGTTATCTTTTCAGCCAGGATTTAACCTTTCCTATGGTAATTTTGACATAGGTGCCTTTGCGGAAAACCTGTTTGATTATAATTTAAAAACAAGTGAATCCCTTACGGATTTTAGTCAAAAAACATATTCCGGACACTTACAATATACCCATCAGTTTAAAAACACATCCGGGATTTTGGAGGCTGGGCGTTTGATGCCTTTGGCAAGGGTTCGTATGGATGGGGAAGAAGACAATATTACCTTAGGCGGTAGTTTAATTTTGGACCTTCCCAAAATCGGTTGGATTCAAGGTGGTTATGATAGTTTTTATGGAGCTGCTGCCGGGGTAGGTTTCAATCTGAACCAACGGATTTCTTTGGGATATACCATGGAAAAAGGCTTATCCAACAACTTCGATAATTTTGGCCTTACACATGAAATCTCCTTTGCCTATTCCTTCACACCAAACCTGACCGAGGACAGGGTTATGTTGGAAGATGATTCTGAAGACGATTTGGTTAATAATGATTTAGAACCGGAGAACATTGCTACGAATGACGAAATTGAAGAATTGAAAAGGAAATTGGCTGAAAATGATGCCATTATTGAAGAGTTGATGTTTCGGCAGGATTCCTTGGAGGCCAATAGACAGGCAGACCTGGAACGAAGGTTCAATATGGTCATGAAAATGGTTAGGAACGAAACCAATGGAGAACGTCCCGATTTGGAACGCAGGGCCGAAGAAATTTTCAGAGGCGACAATTCTGATGTAAAGCTGGCATCGGCACAAAATACAAAGGAAAGGGAAGTTGAAGAACTGGTAAATACCAATCGGAATTCATCGGTTCAAGATGCCTTGGCCACCAATGTAAATCCCACTTCAAAAGGCATTGATGAAGCGACACGAAGCAACAATTCATTAGAAGAGAAAAGTACATCCAATGCCATAGCGAATACCGAGGTGTCCACAACGAACCGACCTAAACAGGAAACAATCAAGGAGGAATCCAAAAGAGATGTATTGGCCTATACGCCACCCAAAAGGAACCCTGTAAATCAAGAACAGGAGAAGTCCACGGTACAGGAAGGGGTGAAAAGCAGAAAGTTCAATGACCTCCCCAATGTTACCGATGGATACTACGTAGTGGCCAACGTCTATAAAGGTGGTCAATATATGGACAAGTTTTTAAATTCTTTGGAGGCCAAGGGAATTAATGCGGATTATATTGACAACCCCAACAACGGATTAAAATATGTGTATTTGGAACGATATGAAACGTTTGAGGAAGCGGTGGCTGCCCACGATTCAAATTTCAACGGAGCCTATGAAGGTAAGACTTGGATCATGAACGTTGAGAATCGATACACCAATGAAGCTTATGTAAACAACGTAAACAAGCTTAAGGAGAAATCCTCCAAATATGACATGGATGTACTTCGTAAAAATGTTGTACAACAGGATAAGTTGGCATCGAATAGTACGACACCTGAAAATTACGAAATTGATGGAATTGGATCTGGGTACTATATTATAGCAAATGTATTTGCCAACCCTAAAAACGCCAATAGGTTTGTAGCCCTTTTAAACTCCTATGGGCTTAGTGCCAGTTATTTCATAAACCCAGAGAACAATTGGAGGTATGTTTACTTAAAAAGACATGATTCCTGGACAAACGCCCTAATTTCCTATTATTCTAGGTTGAACGACGCTTATGATGAAAAAATGTGGATTATGAGGGTAACCCCTGGGCAAATGGCATAA
- a CDS encoding T9SS type B sorting domain-containing protein, whose product MKQNYKSYCLTLILVFMGFLQLSAQAIIINAPEPADNPNLPGNSVWGYVCAGNGGFNEYFVNITWAGTANAGNQFILELSDANGNFSSPTVLATITDKNTTNDFDVSFSVPDDTRGLGYKMRVRSTDPVKLGTESPAYNMYYMDITNNLNISELGDGVPPGSVCATGPITLQVDNIPNPETYQYIWYRSGTLLTGQTGHTLNVTQSGMYNAYVDYGPNCTGSGNTDSNIVDVTIGGTGAGIAINPPSKTILCNTDSEILSIDQTDAAWSYQWYKNDVAIMGAIGTTYTVNGGVAGFEGDYAVEISGAGICTERSAPVTMSNPGSYTVTRDNSANVVVLPTQPQTLSVTTDASSPTYKWFKNGGEIAGETTSTLNVTEAGNYYAQVTETGGSCGSTSKNSETTVVVTPASFELVLDYAGNYTSCVSTSIVLEVATINAVASDGTKTNVTEDLRDAFAYQWQKDGSTISGQTGNSISIASNLENGSYSVNATIDTYNETSNALAVQLLTGDTVTISSTGTVYCSASDLITLSASLDLTAESFEWQLDGSMVSTTDRDLNVSATGTYRLVLDRDGCQLVSNEVTISPLDENLISLEPAGNMVIPEGTTRTITASGGTAYRWMDANNTEISTSDSAAITQPGTYTLIASIGNCEIVRQFEVSILDTFKVPNVITVNGDGINDQWVIPNSYSNRPDVNVIIYNGQGEEVLNEFDYKNNWPQTSTAFTKQNMVFYYKIRNANEVLKQGTITVIR is encoded by the coding sequence ATGAAACAAAACTACAAATCTTACTGCTTGACCCTCATTCTTGTGTTCATGGGCTTCCTACAGCTTTCCGCACAGGCCATTATCATCAATGCGCCAGAACCGGCAGACAATCCTAATTTACCTGGTAATTCAGTTTGGGGATATGTTTGCGCCGGAAACGGAGGTTTCAACGAATATTTTGTGAACATTACCTGGGCGGGTACGGCCAATGCCGGTAACCAATTTATTCTGGAACTTTCAGATGCAAATGGCAATTTTTCGTCGCCGACCGTATTGGCTACGATAACCGACAAGAACACCACAAACGATTTTGACGTGAGCTTTTCCGTCCCAGACGACACAAGGGGGCTGGGCTACAAGATGCGCGTACGGAGTACGGACCCAGTAAAGCTTGGAACGGAATCCCCCGCCTATAACATGTATTACATGGACATCACCAACAATCTTAACATTAGCGAGTTGGGAGACGGTGTACCTCCGGGAAGTGTTTGCGCCACGGGACCCATAACACTTCAGGTGGATAATATCCCAAATCCAGAAACCTATCAGTATATTTGGTATAGAAGTGGAACACTTTTGACCGGGCAGACGGGACACACATTGAACGTTACCCAAAGCGGCATGTACAACGCCTATGTAGATTATGGGCCAAATTGTACAGGATCTGGAAATACGGATTCCAACATTGTGGACGTTACCATTGGTGGTACGGGAGCGGGAATTGCAATTAATCCGCCGAGCAAGACAATACTTTGTAACACGGATTCTGAAATATTGTCCATTGACCAAACCGATGCGGCTTGGAGCTATCAGTGGTATAAGAACGATGTTGCCATTATGGGCGCTATAGGAACTACCTATACCGTTAATGGAGGGGTTGCAGGTTTTGAAGGGGATTATGCGGTTGAGATTTCAGGGGCAGGTATCTGTACCGAGCGTTCCGCTCCGGTTACCATGAGCAACCCTGGGTCTTATACGGTAACTAGGGATAACTCTGCCAATGTGGTCGTACTACCAACACAACCCCAAACCTTATCTGTCACTACCGATGCCAGTTCACCAACCTACAAATGGTTTAAAAACGGGGGGGAGATCGCCGGTGAAACTACCAGCACCTTGAACGTTACCGAGGCAGGTAACTACTACGCCCAGGTTACGGAAACCGGGGGAAGTTGCGGCAGTACCAGCAAAAATTCGGAAACTACGGTGGTGGTTACACCGGCGTCTTTTGAATTGGTATTGGATTATGCAGGAAATTATACTTCCTGTGTTTCTACAAGTATAGTGTTGGAGGTCGCGACCATTAATGCGGTTGCTTCGGATGGAACCAAAACAAACGTCACGGAAGATCTTAGGGATGCCTTTGCCTATCAGTGGCAAAAGGACGGGTCTACCATATCCGGTCAGACAGGGAATTCCATCAGCATCGCCTCCAATTTGGAAAATGGAAGTTATAGCGTGAACGCAACTATCGATACATACAACGAAACATCAAATGCATTGGCCGTGCAATTATTGACCGGTGATACAGTTACTATTAGTAGTACAGGCACGGTCTATTGTAGCGCTAGTGATTTGATAACCTTGAGTGCTTCCTTGGATTTAACTGCCGAATCGTTTGAATGGCAATTGGACGGGAGTATGGTAAGCACCACGGATAGGGACCTAAATGTTAGCGCAACGGGAACATACCGTTTGGTTTTGGACCGTGACGGATGTCAATTGGTTTCTAATGAAGTTACGATATCTCCTTTGGACGAAAACCTAATCAGTTTGGAGCCGGCCGGTAACATGGTCATTCCTGAGGGAACTACCAGGACGATTACTGCTTCCGGCGGAACGGCCTATAGATGGATGGATGCCAACAACACGGAAATAAGTACTTCGGACAGCGCTGCCATTACCCAACCGGGAACGTACACGCTGATTGCAAGTATTGGGAATTGTGAAATTGTTAGGCAATTTGAAGTGTCCATATTGGATACGTTCAAAGTACCCAATGTCATTACAGTAAACGGCGACGGAATCAATGACCAATGGGTAATACCCAATTCCTACTCCAATAGGCCCGATGTAAACGTAATCATTTACAATGGCCAAGGAGAAGAAGTCTTAAATGAGTTTGACTATAAAAATAATTGGCCCCAGACCTCAACGGCATTTACCAAGCAAAACATGGTATTCTATTATAAGATTAGAAACGCCAACGAGGTGCTGAAACAGGGCACGATCACCGTAATACGCTAA
- a CDS encoding glutamine--tRNA ligase/YqeY domain fusion protein has protein sequence MSETSKSLNFIEQIIEEDLEKGYSRSDLRFRFPPEPNGYLHIGHASSICLNFGLGLRYEAPVNLRFDDTNPAKEEQEFVDAIKKDVSWLGFDWDTERYASDYFQQLYDWAVQLIKNDKAYVDSQSSEEMAVQKGTPTQPGTNSPYRNRSVAENLSLFEEMKNGAHKEGSHVLRAKIDMAHTNMLMRDPIMYRILHRAHHRTNTDWCIYPMYDWTHGESDYIEQVSHSLCTLEFLPHRELYDWFLDQVYDAEKLRPKQREFARRNLSHTVVSKRKLAQLVAEKVVTGWDDPRMPTISGMRRRGYTPESIRNFADTIGIAKRDNLIDVSLLEFHVREDLNKTTPRVMGVLDPLKVVITNYPEGKEEWLEAENSPEDESLGFRQVPFSRELYIEKEDFKEEANKKFFRLKLGGEVRLKNAYIIKAESCTKDTDGNIVEVQCTYDPKSRSGSGTEESMRKVKGTLHWVSLPHAVPSEIRLYDRLFTHESPDTQKDKDFMDFINPNSLEVITGFVEPSLKEAQIGDRFQFQRMGYFCVDKNSTAENLVFNRTVGLRDSWAKIQQKTE, from the coding sequence ATGAGCGAGACATCGAAGTCTTTGAATTTTATTGAACAGATCATAGAGGAAGATCTGGAAAAAGGATACTCCAGGAGCGATTTACGGTTTCGGTTTCCGCCAGAGCCCAATGGCTACCTCCATATTGGCCATGCCAGTTCCATATGCTTAAATTTTGGTTTAGGCCTTCGTTACGAAGCGCCTGTAAACCTGAGGTTTGACGATACCAATCCCGCCAAGGAAGAACAGGAATTTGTGGACGCCATTAAAAAAGACGTCTCTTGGCTGGGTTTTGATTGGGATACCGAACGGTATGCTTCAGATTATTTCCAGCAGCTGTACGATTGGGCCGTGCAGCTTATCAAAAATGACAAGGCCTATGTTGATAGCCAATCGTCCGAGGAAATGGCGGTGCAAAAAGGTACCCCTACACAGCCAGGAACAAATAGTCCTTACCGAAACAGAAGCGTTGCTGAAAACCTATCCTTGTTTGAAGAGATGAAAAACGGGGCTCACAAGGAAGGCTCGCATGTGCTTAGGGCAAAAATAGATATGGCCCATACCAATATGCTTATGCGCGATCCTATCATGTACAGAATACTGCATAGAGCGCACCACAGAACAAATACCGATTGGTGCATTTATCCAATGTATGACTGGACACATGGCGAAAGCGATTACATAGAGCAAGTTTCCCACTCCCTTTGCACCTTGGAATTCCTTCCACACAGGGAATTATATGACTGGTTTCTTGACCAAGTTTACGATGCTGAAAAGTTACGACCAAAACAGCGAGAATTTGCCCGAAGAAATTTGAGCCATACCGTGGTAAGTAAGCGTAAATTGGCACAATTGGTCGCCGAGAAAGTAGTCACCGGTTGGGACGACCCAAGGATGCCCACCATTTCCGGCATGCGAAGAAGAGGGTATACCCCTGAATCCATTCGTAATTTTGCGGATACCATAGGAATCGCAAAAAGAGACAACCTTATCGATGTTTCCTTGTTGGAATTCCATGTTCGTGAAGACCTCAACAAAACCACCCCCAGGGTTATGGGAGTTTTGGACCCCTTAAAGGTGGTCATCACCAACTACCCGGAAGGTAAGGAGGAATGGTTGGAGGCTGAAAACAGTCCGGAAGACGAATCGCTCGGGTTTAGGCAAGTTCCTTTTTCAAGGGAATTGTATATTGAAAAAGAAGATTTTAAGGAGGAAGCCAACAAAAAATTCTTCCGATTAAAGTTAGGCGGAGAGGTTCGATTAAAAAACGCCTATATCATAAAGGCCGAAAGCTGCACCAAAGATACCGATGGGAATATTGTTGAGGTACAATGCACCTATGACCCCAAGAGCAGGAGTGGAAGTGGTACGGAAGAAAGCATGAGAAAGGTAAAGGGAACCTTACATTGGGTGTCTCTGCCGCATGCCGTTCCGTCTGAAATCCGGTTATATGATCGTTTGTTTACCCATGAGAGTCCTGATACGCAAAAAGACAAGGATTTCATGGATTTTATAAACCCGAATTCCCTAGAAGTCATTACCGGATTTGTGGAACCAAGTTTGAAGGAAGCCCAAATAGGTGATCGTTTCCAATTCCAACGCATGGGCTATTTTTGCGTGGACAAGAATTCTACCGCGGAAAACCTTGTTTTTAATAGGACCGTTGGACTTAGGGATTCCTGGGCCAAAATTCAGCAAAAAACAGAATAA
- a CDS encoding SPFH domain-containing protein, with the protein MGNFILIPIVIILGLVLMSFVFIVKQQTAAIIETFGRFSSIRQSGLQFKIPFVQRIAGRLSLKIQQLDVIIETKTLDDVFVRLKVSVQYRVIREKVYDAFYKLDYPHEQITSYVFDVVRAEVPKMKLDDVFVKKDDIALAVKAELNDAMLDYGFDIIKTLVTDIDPDAQVKAAMNRINASEREKIAAQFEGDAARILIVEKAKAEAESKRLQGQGIADQRREIARGLEESVEVLNKVGINSQEASALIVVTQHYDTLQSIGEETNTNLILLPNSPQAGSDMLNNMVASFTASNMIGEQMKKNKDTRSLDKGKS; encoded by the coding sequence ATGGGAAATTTCATTTTAATACCGATTGTAATTATTTTAGGGCTGGTGCTAATGTCCTTTGTGTTCATAGTAAAGCAACAAACCGCTGCCATCATAGAAACCTTTGGTAGGTTTAGCAGTATAAGACAATCCGGCTTACAGTTTAAAATTCCGTTCGTGCAACGGATTGCCGGAAGATTGAGCCTAAAGATTCAGCAGTTGGACGTAATCATCGAGACCAAGACCTTGGATGATGTTTTCGTTAGGCTAAAGGTTTCCGTTCAATACCGGGTTATCCGCGAGAAGGTGTATGATGCTTTTTATAAGTTGGATTATCCGCACGAACAGATTACCTCTTATGTGTTTGATGTGGTACGTGCCGAGGTTCCTAAAATGAAACTGGACGATGTCTTTGTAAAAAAGGACGACATTGCCCTAGCGGTAAAGGCAGAATTGAACGACGCCATGTTGGACTATGGTTTTGATATTATTAAAACCTTGGTAACCGATATTGACCCAGACGCACAGGTAAAGGCGGCCATGAACAGGATTAATGCCTCAGAGAGAGAAAAAATTGCCGCACAGTTTGAAGGGGATGCCGCCCGGATACTCATTGTTGAAAAGGCAAAGGCGGAAGCAGAGAGCAAACGTTTACAAGGTCAGGGTATTGCGGATCAGCGAAGGGAGATAGCTCGTGGTTTGGAAGAATCCGTTGAGGTGTTGAACAAGGTAGGAATCAATTCGCAAGAGGCTTCCGCATTGATCGTGGTGACCCAACATTATGATACCTTACAAAGCATAGGGGAAGAAACAAATACCAACCTTATTCTTTTGCCCAATTCACCACAGGCCGGTAGTGATATGTTGAACAACATGGTGGCTTCCTTTACGGCGAGCAATATGATAGGGGAACAAATGAAGAAGAACAAGGACACGAGAAGCTTGGACAAAGGAAAATCATAG
- a CDS encoding Cif family virulence factor: protein MKNYPFQITLVTFLLLLTTVFILLVSCKDGTSATAEMDQTVPKIDVQAELDKIEEMRDSFQKTVREKRYGDLGGFVTKDLISIGPGSEDWIAYRELREQHGNKFRYDSIIMTPKETVILSDTMAYDFGVSRTFYTDENGAVHEMGDTFLVLLKKVDGEWKLYRELASSQVE from the coding sequence ATGAAAAATTACCCGTTTCAAATCACACTCGTTACGTTCCTTCTTCTTTTAACCACCGTTTTTATTCTCCTAGTTTCTTGTAAGGACGGTACTTCAGCTACTGCGGAAATGGATCAAACCGTTCCTAAAATCGATGTACAAGCCGAGCTTGATAAAATCGAGGAGATGCGGGATTCCTTTCAAAAGACCGTACGAGAAAAACGCTATGGCGATCTGGGAGGTTTTGTTACCAAAGACCTAATTTCCATAGGGCCCGGGAGTGAGGATTGGATCGCCTATAGAGAACTTAGGGAACAACACGGTAACAAGTTCCGTTATGACAGTATCATTATGACCCCAAAGGAAACCGTCATTTTATCCGATACCATGGCCTATGATTTTGGGGTTAGCCGCACTTTTTACACAGATGAAAATGGTGCCGTTCATGAAATGGGCGACACCTTTCTGGTGCTTCTGAAAAAGGTAGACGGAGAATGGAAACTGTATCGGGAATTGGCGTCTTCGCAGGTAGAATAA
- a CDS encoding DUF1801 domain-containing protein produces MDNDISEYISKQKKWSSELQLLREILLNCGLDETFKWRNPCYAMDGKNIAILGAFKDFCCLSFFKGVLLKDTQGVLRQQGENTQSGRIVPFTDTAEIHRLKPVLKAYVFEAIEVEKSGLKVEFNTPDELELPDELEIAFQQDAEFRNAFQSLTPGRQKGYLLFFSGAKQSVTRFSRIEKYRSRIMVGKGIHDCICGHSKKMPSCDGSHKNI; encoded by the coding sequence GTGGATAACGATATTTCAGAATACATTTCAAAACAAAAAAAATGGTCGAGTGAACTACAATTATTGCGGGAAATACTCCTTAATTGTGGGTTGGACGAAACCTTTAAATGGCGAAATCCTTGTTATGCTATGGACGGTAAGAATATAGCTATTCTGGGTGCGTTCAAAGACTTTTGTTGTTTGAGCTTTTTCAAGGGCGTGCTTTTGAAGGATACCCAAGGTGTTTTGAGGCAACAAGGTGAAAACACGCAATCCGGGAGAATAGTTCCGTTTACCGATACGGCCGAAATCCATCGGTTAAAACCCGTTCTAAAAGCCTATGTTTTTGAGGCGATCGAAGTTGAAAAGTCCGGCTTGAAAGTAGAATTCAACACCCCCGATGAACTAGAGCTTCCAGACGAATTGGAAATTGCCTTTCAACAGGATGCAGAATTCCGAAACGCCTTTCAAAGCCTCACGCCCGGCAGGCAAAAGGGATATTTGTTGTTCTTTTCAGGCGCAAAACAATCGGTCACGAGATTTTCAAGAATAGAGAAATACAGGTCTCGTATTATGGTAGGGAAAGGCATACATGATTGTATCTGTGGCCACTCCAAGAAAATGCCCTCTTGCGACGGTTCCCATAAAAATATTTGA
- a CDS encoding alkaline phosphatase family protein: MISLDGFRWDYVARFKPPFLSKFIQDGVQAESLIPTFPSKTFPNHYTIATGMFPDKHGIVSNSFYSHEKGLTYSIGNRKVVEDGTFYKGTPLWIQAGRSGMVTASYFFVGSEANIMGSWPTYYKKYNESVKNEERVSQALKWLALPAKERPHLITMYFSDMDDTGHRFGPNADADLIKTLMKLDKNLESLFQGVKATGLPVNIIIVSDHGMAEVPKEQYIATDSLKNDSRYRLVDNGALLNIHVKNNQNLEEVLSLLRQKENHFKVYKTSETPGFEYDPKNPDWGQIQIIPDFGYYFAKQDKIETVISKSKTPFGVHGYDPKHKEMHGIFYANGPGFKSGHEIAAVKNIHIYPLVCKILGLPVPPNIDGNLQVVQEVLK, encoded by the coding sequence TTGATTTCCCTGGATGGTTTTCGGTGGGATTACGTAGCGCGTTTTAAACCTCCATTTTTGTCCAAATTTATCCAAGACGGGGTACAAGCCGAGTCCCTAATTCCAACTTTTCCTTCTAAAACTTTTCCAAATCACTACACCATAGCCACCGGCATGTTTCCTGATAAGCATGGGATTGTGAGCAATAGCTTTTATAGCCATGAAAAAGGATTAACCTATAGTATTGGTAATAGAAAAGTGGTTGAAGACGGCACATTTTATAAGGGCACACCCTTATGGATACAGGCGGGTAGGTCTGGAATGGTTACGGCAAGTTACTTTTTTGTGGGCTCAGAGGCCAACATCATGGGTTCTTGGCCTACTTATTATAAAAAATATAATGAGTCTGTTAAAAATGAAGAGAGGGTCTCACAGGCCTTAAAATGGCTTGCTTTACCGGCAAAGGAAAGACCACATTTAATTACTATGTATTTTTCTGATATGGACGATACTGGACATCGTTTTGGGCCAAATGCCGATGCCGATCTGATAAAAACCCTAATGAAGTTGGACAAAAATCTGGAATCGTTATTCCAAGGGGTAAAAGCTACTGGCCTTCCCGTTAACATTATCATTGTTTCCGACCATGGGATGGCAGAGGTTCCCAAGGAGCAGTATATAGCCACGGATTCATTAAAAAACGATTCACGCTACCGTCTTGTGGATAATGGTGCCCTCCTAAATATTCATGTGAAAAACAACCAGAATTTAGAGGAAGTGCTTTCTTTACTAAGACAAAAGGAAAACCATTTTAAGGTCTACAAAACATCGGAAACACCCGGTTTTGAGTATGACCCAAAGAATCCCGATTGGGGACAAATACAAATAATCCCAGATTTTGGCTATTATTTTGCCAAACAGGATAAAATTGAAACCGTTATTTCAAAATCAAAGACGCCGTTCGGAGTGCATGGCTATGACCCAAAGCACAAAGAAATGCACGGTATTTTCTACGCCAACGGGCCCGGTTTTAAAAGCGGACACGAGATTGCCGCGGTCAAGAACATTCATATATACCCTTTGGTATGTAAAATCCTTGGTTTACCAGTTCCTCCTAATATAGACGGAAACCTGCAAGTCGTTCAAGAGGTTTTAAAATAG